The Halotia branconii CENA392 region ACGTTCTCTTTACTGAATGATGTTGTTTTTCATGAGTTTTTCTATGAGTTCTAGGATGAGTTTTATGAGTTTCACATCTTAGAGAAAAACTAATATTAGAGATAGTTTACTGCGATTGAAGCTCACATTCTGCACCTTCAAGTTTCATAATCCGAAGGAAAGAATAAAAGCTTTAGAACCTCTTGTTTATGACAAAATTCTTGTTCTAAGGCGCAGAGGAAACGCATCTAAAGTATACGATCCCGATAATATTTTTATCTTAATATAGGACTCCTACTTGATTTTTGAACACGATTCAGTACATATCTATGCCTTCTTAACTGTTCCCTGTTTCCTGTTTCCTGTTCCCTACCTACACAAATAAATTCACCGAATCAAACCGGATTACTATAGAACATCAAACTCTAAGCTAGCTTTGCTTTTATGGGGTGACAATCGTGATCGGATTTGCAGAATTAATTCATCAAGGAGATCAACGATGAAAAACAATGGACGGATGACGGCTTATATTAATCCTCAGTCCTCACAGCAATTCAAGAATACTGCTGGTTACACGCTTGCCAATGGCAGCCCAGCAATTGACGTGGTCTGTATTTTCGCTGCCAATTATGCCGCCGCTGAAAGACCCTACCTTCGAGCCAACAATAACAATCCACCGACCACACAACCGTTCAATAAGAATATTCAGCAGATACTCGAAGATGGCTCTGTGCAATACCTACAAGACAGAGGACTGACCGTGCTGCTGTCTATTACCAACGCGCATTCAGTGGGCTGGTCAGAATTCACCTCAGAGAGTGATGCGATGGATTTTGCTCAATATCTGAAGACAGATGTGGTCGAGAAGTATGGGCTGGATGGCATCGACATTGACGATGAATACAGCAACGGCAAGCCCAAAGACAAGTCACTGGTGATGGTCACGACGCTCATGCGACAGATCATGCCAAACAAGATCATCTCCAAAGCCCTGTGGCAGGACTCTCAGTATTTTAAGACCATCTGGAATGGACACACGCTCACCGAAAATCTTACCTATGGAGCCGAGATGGCATACGGCAGCTCTCCAGAGTCCCGTCTGGAGCCTTATGCAAAACTCCACTTGAACAAGAATCAGCTCTCGCTCGGTTTCTGGTCTGGGCAACGATCCCCCAGCCCGCATCGGGATGTTAAATGGCTCAAGGAGAATGGCTACGCGGGTATCATGATTTTTGGTTTTGAAGAGCAACTCAACGTCGATTTGATGGGTGAGTTGGTCGATGTTTGGTATGGGTCTGGAAACTGGAACCCACCTCAATGAATGGCAAAATTAGTTCAAATCGGCTTGCTCGATCCTGGTACATTAAACTGTAGGATGTGTAAAGCTACAAAAAAATTTCAGCGTAGCGATCGGACTTGTAGCGTTACGCACTGACTCCCGATTCCGAGCCAGATTGATTACAGATCATGCTAAATGGATATTCGATTATTGATGCTGATTCCCACGTAATTGAACCTCCTAGTATGTGGGCAGAATATCTCGAACCAGAATTTAAACAGTTTGCCCCTTCAGCAGAGATGAAAATTCAAGGAGAAGACATTGTAAAAAAAGTCTCTAAACAAGTTCGAGATCGGGCGAATAAGCAAATGATGTCAGCTCATCCTAGTGCTTATTTCCAAGGCTACAATGTCGAGTCTCACCTTCAAGAGATGATGCAAATGGGAATTGATCTGGCATTCCTTTATCCAACTTATGGATTGTGGCTTTGGGCAATTGATACTATGCAACCGGAAGTTGCTGGCGCTTTTACCCGTGCTTACAACAATTGGTTAAAAGACTTTTGTAGTTACGCTCCAGATAGATTGAAGGGGGTAGGAGCAATTAATCTGCACGCACCAGAGTCAATGGTGTATGAATTGCATAGAGTTGTCGGTTTTGGCTGGAAAGCCGTTTTTTTACGCCCTAACCCCGTCAAAGGAAGACTATTGAGTGACTCTGCTTACGAGTCTTTTTGGACAGAATGCGAGCGACTAGGAATAGCAGTAGGTATTCACGAAGGGGCTTACAGTCGTTTGCCAACTACTGGAACAGAAAGGTTTAACACTAGTTTTGCTATCCATGCTTGTTCTCATCCGATGGAACAGATGATGGCTTTATTAGCGTTAATTGAAGGAGGGGTATTAGAACGTCATCCAAAACTGAAAGTGGCTTTTCTGGAGTCCGGTTGTGGTTGGCTTCCTTACTGGCTGTGGCGACTAGATGAAGAGTATGAAAATTTCGCTTGGGAGGACAAAATTAAGGATAATGTCAAGATGAAGCCTTCGGAGTATTTTCGTCGTCAGTGCTTTATTGCCATAGAGCCTTCAGAACCTTATTTAGCTCAGGTAATTGAATACATTGGCATAGACAATTTAATCTTTAGTTCGGACTATCCTCATATGGATCATAAACCGAACATCGCTACAGAAATGGTAAAGCTTGAGGAAAAACTATCGAAACAAACTGTGCAAAAGATTCTTTGGGATAATCCTCGCCGTTTTTACAATTTGTCTTGAATTACAGATTATATAGGAGGAAAGGACAATGCCTAAATCACCAAATCCAGACCCAATACCACCAGAACAAGTGTTTTTTGACAACACCTATTACCAGATTCTGTATGTAGAACCTTCTCAGGAAAAAAACGAGAGAATAACTACAAGCATATTGGCGAAAACAAGAGGTAATACCTCTAATAACGGTCAAACATCTAATAACACTCACCCCCAGAGTTTCAATCAGTTTGAACTCGATGAAGAAACAATAAACAACTTAGAAAATTATCCAAGACGAAAGGAAGATCCAAAAAACCAACTATCATCATATTTACCCTCGTCAGGAGTCGTTTTTCCTCAAGATTTTATCGACTTATTATCCAAAGAAGATCAACAAACTGAGCTAGGTAATTTTTATGTCCCAATGCGGACTCTGCTACATAGTCGCAAATTATCTCAGTTGATTGCTAAAACTTGGTGGTCTTATTTAGAAGCAAAAGAAAAGGGCTTGTGGGATAAATTTACTGCTGGTGAATGGGATGTTATTGACTCTAATATTTTGGATGGTCTAATTGCTAGAGAAATTTTCCTTTTTGGTGGAGGAGATGCTCCTGACAACCCCGATCCTGACGATCCTAGTATTTACTCACCTTTAAAGCCTAAAGAAAGACCTCCAGAACAAGCAAGATTTCTGATTTTGCCTAGCAGCAGAGCTTGGCAAGGAATTTCTTTATCTCTTTTATTAGCTGGGCAAGCCTATTATAAAAGAGAAGATAAATACCACCAAATTTCCCAACCTATTTTAAGCACAGGTGAAATCACTATTCAGTATACTTTAGAAGTAGATTGGAATAGGTTTAATGGTGATATCAAAGAGATTATTATTAGCCAGGAAAAACCTTGGGTAGCTTATCAGGTTGTTATTCCCTATCCGACCATACCTGCTGATGCCGAACAAGAGGATATTAAAAAATGGGCATATGCTAAAGAAGACCCAGAAGAGGAAAGTGATTTTCCCTTTTATAAAAAAGATGGTGACGAATATTTAATAGATGTAGACTATTTTAGACCTCCCTATCCTTATATTCCACTCACTTGCACTTGAAAAAAGGTCACTTCCTGAAAATAAGTACTATCTGTAGCCTAAAATTTAGACGTTATGATAAAATCCTGGAAAGCCTGTATAAAAAAGGATTCCAGGCTTTTAGCAAACTTCATATGGATCGGCAGCCAGACAACATTAAAGCAGATTATCAGATTAGCCGAAAAATCTATGAAAGTGCTAATTCATTAGTCTATCGAGCCATTCTCAAGCCTGATAATCAACCCGTTATTTTAAAGATTCTCAAAGAAAACTATCCAACTCCTTCAGAACTAACTCGATACAAGCAGGAATATGAAGTGACCCGCTCCTTAAATACCGATAGAGTTATTAAGGCGTATGATTTGCTGCGATATAAAAATAGTCTAGTCATGTTTTTAGAAGACTTTGGCGGTGAATCTTTAAAATTATTAATGGGCAATCAACGCCAATTTACTCTCGAAGAATTTCTCTCTATAGCTATTAAAACTACTGAAGGTTTGGCTGCTATTCATGCAGCTAACATTATCCACAAAGATATTAATCCTTCTAATATCGTTTTTAACCCAGCAACAGAACAACTGAAAATCATCGACTTTGGCATTTCTACCCGTTTATCTAGGGAAATTCAGACAGTTGGCAATATTGAACGATTAGAAGGAACTTTAGCTTATATTGCCCCAGAGCAAACTGGAAGAATAAACCGAGGAATAGATTACCGGAGCGATTTTTATTCCTTGGGTATCACTTTCTATGAATTACTCACTAATAAACTGCCTTTTGCCACCACTGACTTGATAGAGTTAGTTCATTGTCATATTGCTCAACAACCTGTTCCTTTAAATGAACTTGTAGCAACATTAAATTTACCAACTCAACCAATACCTAAAGCCGTTTCAGACATTGTAATGAAATTGTTGGTAAAAACCCCAGAAGAACGCTACCAAAGTGCTTGGGGAATCAAAGCCGACTTGGAAAACTGTCGCGATCGCTTACAGAGTTTAGGGAAAATTGACGAGTTTTGTTTAGGAACTCAGGATATTTGCGATCGCTTTGTTATTCCCGAAAAACTTTACGGTAGAGAAGAAGAAATCACACAACTATTAACTACTTTCGAGCGAGTTAGTCAAGGCAGCAGTGAGATTATGCTGGTTTCTGGTTATTCAGGAATTGGCAAATCCGCTTTGGTTAATGAAATTCATAAAC contains the following coding sequences:
- a CDS encoding EndoS/ChiA family endoglycosidase, with translation MKNNGRMTAYINPQSSQQFKNTAGYTLANGSPAIDVVCIFAANYAAAERPYLRANNNNPPTTQPFNKNIQQILEDGSVQYLQDRGLTVLLSITNAHSVGWSEFTSESDAMDFAQYLKTDVVEKYGLDGIDIDDEYSNGKPKDKSLVMVTTLMRQIMPNKIISKALWQDSQYFKTIWNGHTLTENLTYGAEMAYGSSPESRLEPYAKLHLNKNQLSLGFWSGQRSPSPHRDVKWLKENGYAGIMIFGFEEQLNVDLMGELVDVWYGSGNWNPPQ
- a CDS encoding amidohydrolase family protein, yielding MLNGYSIIDADSHVIEPPSMWAEYLEPEFKQFAPSAEMKIQGEDIVKKVSKQVRDRANKQMMSAHPSAYFQGYNVESHLQEMMQMGIDLAFLYPTYGLWLWAIDTMQPEVAGAFTRAYNNWLKDFCSYAPDRLKGVGAINLHAPESMVYELHRVVGFGWKAVFLRPNPVKGRLLSDSAYESFWTECERLGIAVGIHEGAYSRLPTTGTERFNTSFAIHACSHPMEQMMALLALIEGGVLERHPKLKVAFLESGCGWLPYWLWRLDEEYENFAWEDKIKDNVKMKPSEYFRRQCFIAIEPSEPYLAQVIEYIGIDNLIFSSDYPHMDHKPNIATEMVKLEEKLSKQTVQKILWDNPRRFYNLS